CATACCCGGACAGTGACACAGTTCCCATTTTAGGAGGAGCCCATGGACTGCAGGACGACAGGAAAGCCTCTTTTTATTTGAAAAGAGCATGTCCCTCCCATCTCGACTTGGCTGCAGGTCGGTTTGAGTGTGAAGTATGGGTAAACCACCTCCCTGCCAAGGCCCTACTGGATTCTGGCAGCATGGTAAAGCTGGTACACACTAGGGTGATTGGCGAGGCTGGTAGGTAAGACACTCCAAGTAGTGTGTATCTATATATCCATGGGGACATCGGGGAGGACACAAGGGAGTACACCCTGGCTCCGGTGTCTTTTGCCTATGGCTGTACCACTGTGACACAATAGGTTGGGGTGGTGAATAGTTTGATACATGATATCATAGTAGGACAGGACTGTTCATTGTATCTATATTATTGTGAGCAATGGACGCAGGTACAGAAGGGACTACCTGGACAACCAAGAAAACTGTTCCTGGACAGCCAAGAAAACTGGAAACTCTGGGCCTTTCAGGGCCAAATCTTGAGGGGTCTGGTCCAGAACTGCCCACAACAAACTTCCCTAATATTGAGATATACTGTATGCTGATGGTTATGACATTGTAAATAATGATATGGTTGATGATGCTCATGTTCCAGGTCCCAGGACTGAGTTGATCTTTGAGGAGAGGGAATCCTCTCCAGTACAGGTCATGGTGGGAGAGGACGAAGAGGAAGTTTCCCCATTACAGGTCCCGGTTGATGAGGATGAAGGAGAAACTTCCTCTAGTCCTGTGCATTCATACTTGGATGTATCCGAGGGTGTGTTTCGCACTGACTGAATGCAGGATCCTTCTTTGGTTAATGCTAGAGAGCAGGTTTCCATTATTAATGGAGTCCCACATATGCCTGGGGTGGACCGAAGGTTTCCTCGTTTTGCGTTCAATGGGGACTTGCTTTATCGAGTGGCTGAAATCCAAGGGGAGACTGTAAAGCAATTGCTGGTTCCCCAGCCATATAGGCAGATTGTCCTCGATTTAGCCCACAACAAGGCATTGGGAGAACACCTAGGGGTGGAAAAAAATTGAGGCAAGAATAACTGACCAGTTTTACTGGCCAGGGGTGAATGCTGAGGTTAAATGGTACTGTGCGTCCTGTCCTACTTCCCAGCTAACCACCCCAGAGTCACACTATAGAAACCCCTTGGTACCCCTGACAATAACTGAGGTGCCATTTGAATGGATTACTATGGATCTTGTGGGATCCTTATTAAAGTCAGCAAGGGGACACCAATATGTATTAGTAGTCCTAGATTAGCAATAGGTATCCAGAAGTTGTTCCTTTAAGAAAACTTCCTCTAAGGCCATTGCCCTGGAGTTATGTCATGCTATATTTTTGAGAACTGGGTTTCCCAAAGAGATACTGATGGAGTTGGGCAAACTGTTTCAGATCAAGCAGTTGCACACGTCTAGATAGACAGGTGGCTTTGTcgagaggtttaatagaaccctAAAGTCAATGCTAAAAAGAATGGTCCAGAAAGACAGGAAGGATTGGGACATGTTGTTTTCTGCTCTGTTtgccatccaggaggttccacaaGCGTTCACAGGGTTTTTGCAGTTTTAGCTAGTGTATGGGTGAAGGCCACGTGGGTTGCTCAACCTAGTAAAATAAATGTGGGAAAGTGAATCCTCCCCACATTAAACGGTGATAGAACATATCTCCCAAAAGTGAGAGAGGGTGGCTAAAGTGATGTTGAAAGTAAGGAAGCATCTCCAGAAGGCTCAGGAAGCCCGAAGAAGAGTGTACAATCGGTCAGCTAAAATCTGTTTTAAATTGGAGACACGGGTGGCTGTTCTAATTCCATACAGTAGAGAGTAAGTTCTTGGCCAAGTGGCAGGGACTGCTTGAGATGGTggaaaaagtgagtgaggtgagCTACAAGGTACATCagcctggaataaaaaaaaaaaaattaccaaatgtATCATGTAAATTCATTAAAATCCTGGAGAGGCAGAGAAATGGTATCCACTGTGGTAGGTGtcagtttaaagcgggggtccacctatctatcgttttttttttttttagttcattcacaaacttttcttctcagcattacatactcacatattgtgtgtaatatgtccgcctgtgtcagatttcgtcggaaagaataacttatattattcactgcaggcggtgtccatcttcattgtgggcatttgaagcccacgagcatttatttcctggatgtggtgaatgctgtgctcccagcattcaccgcttgttcccgcacatgctcagtggcatcctgggaagcctgagactagctcccaggagtctgggagaggctagaaacatgcctactcccatgggaggagaaccaggaagtgcaaagaagaatagaaaaataaaaggtaattacggcgatttaaaattttttaaacggcatgtcagcatctaggcaaggaagagaatacatacagatattgttcaaaatttgggtggaaccccgctttaagggacCCTGCAGGAGCTGATCTTGTGCAGGTTGCTTCCACCCTGTCTAAGCTACAAACCCAGCCAGCTAAAGAGTTTCTACAGAGAAACAAaagtgtgtagcgctacccccgtaggagctgcttgagtatatttggttctgtactctgcctctcaactccaagaacagtctcagcccctctggcacacctggcaataatgTTTGTGCGAACACCACAGTAAAAGGACACAAATTATGGTAAACACAGAAATTATCTTTACTGTGAAATTTCTTAAGAATGGAACAAACGGTAACAGTATAACGGAATAGTAGACAAATACAGTATATCTCAAGTATCTATGTGATAATAACTGAAGAGTAAGAGCAATAGAACTCAATGATACTGTCTGGCTGCTTTCAGGGGACTCTTCAAGGCAAATAACCCCAAAAGCAGGGGGAAAACACTTTAACAATGACAGATTACGAAATGGCAAATTACTTTAACAGATCGACCACCAACTCTACTTAAAttgggctctatgagtccaggcaggaggacaGCAGAAGAATGACCGTTTCTTATGTCAAACCTCTCCCTTTTGTCCCGAGACACCACAGGCCCAAAGAACAGCAAACACTGTACCTAGTTTGGTTCAATAATGTTACTCCCAAGTCAGATCACCCCCCTTGTTCGCTATATATCCGGAGCCCTGGGTGTATGTGTGTGCCCgtatggcaccagtaacttcagtcccttggaAGAAGAAGGCCTGGAATCTTCAGCTAGCTACTTTTGTTGGTGCATTTGGATGTCCTGATTGGCAGGAGGCTCCTAGCGCAGAGGTGGAGTAGTAGGAGTTTGGAGAGGGGACACCTGGCTGGGTGCTGCCCAATTTGGACTTTCCTAACTATGGGTAAATCCCTTCATACCGTGATTCATACCATGCTATGTTtcatttgtgctgaagataagtggACTTTTGTTTGTCTTGAAAAAaataaagactttttatgtttatgAGATTGGCAACTTTGATAGGTGTTAGTAAAGCTGTACATATCATTTCAAATACTGTGTGTATGCAGGTGGATTTTActgcgttttttgttttatttttggacaAATTGAGCTTTCACTTGGTGGTAAATTGCAACAGACAtctcctatataaaaaaaaaaaaaaattcttttaaatttaGCTGTTCTTGCCATtatcataacctaccaccaaagaacaatccaaaataaattttcctgctCCTGAAGATattagcgataccacatatgtgtatgttatttgtacctgtagtagggcccagaaacaatagtgctcaTTTTGCTTttcttatcctacctaaaacacattcACAATAAAGCTAGGTACACaccatacgtttttttttttcattcaacccagtggactgagaaaaacaaacaaactgaggagcatgctgtactaactatccgacatTAGTGCAGTGATCTCTCCGCTGAGCTATTGCGACTGACTGCCCCCCTACCAGAACACGCTGAGAGCGCTGATCGCTAACTCTTTTTAGGTTATGCCCCTTCGCCGGAAGTACAGCTGGCTTTTATCAGACAGGCTGCTGAACAAACGGGCTGTCCCATGTGTACAGGACTTAATTGACACTAATTTTAAAAATGAACTTTTTTAAAACCCTACCTAAAATAGGCTGAAATATGCAAGTTTTCTTCTATGCTTTCAGTATTTTCAGACCTCCCCAGTAAGGCAGCGAGGTGTGTATTACCCACTCAAGTAAGTCAAGATAGGAGACTGTAATTATGTTGGGGCTTACTGCACAGCGCAGGAGAGTAAACATTGTGGCATTTTTTGAAGCTAAATTATGCTGACCCTAGCCTTGACCTTTGAACCTTGCCTTGACGCTAACACTAACCCTGACATTGATCTACCTATTTTTTTCTTAAGTTTTTGTAAACACACTTTTGCTTatttacagtgcaaagtggatttgcctttcgtaaataacccccaatgtatctGTCTCACCATTcagaagagaaaagaaaacacATGACCGGGGCTGCACAATGACAGTGACTgtagaggctatcacagtgataagGTGACCATGTACTGGGAGTCCCAGGTCCCCATTGTTAGTAGAAGACCCAGGACCCTCAGTGAGAGCCCcatctgtgctgggagtgcactttgcagtgcactcccagcacaaacacaggaACACATATACATGGCAACCAGATTTAAAGCCCACCTCCTGGACACCCCATATATGTGTTACTGTGTCATTATGGGGTTAAGAAGTTAGGATAAACATTTGGGTGTTAGAGTACTTTGATAGGGCAGCAACAAGGCTTCCGATGACCTCTGAACCCTGCCACTCAAGctcagataaaataaaataaagtggatAATATATGACTTAGACAAGCCATGATGCACAGTTAGAATTTGACTCAGACTTCAAAcagacttaaagtggaattccggcTATACACCTAATCCAGCTCCCCTGTGTTAGCCAgcgtggcttcaggggagaggaaggagagcCAATAATGAATGGGCCATTGAAGCCTAGGGGTAAAGTCAGCACTCCAGGCTTTACTAGCTGTTATCAGAGTGCTATCACCTCCCCTAtgcagctgccattggctgacacaGAGCtgcctaaaaataggtaagtatatacatctttgttACATCTTTCTCAGCATACAGTAGATGTTAGGAAGAGGAAGGGAATGGGGACAGTTTTAAGGCTATTTACGTGTATAGACAGAATTACACTtcaagtgaaaaatgttttttagttCTTCTATACGCCCTCCCACCATGCAGAAAAAGCAATTAAAAACTCTGAAAGTCTACAACCAACCCTCTACTTCCTTGCTGTTTCTTGGTCTACCTGTGGTCAAGGCAGGGTTCAGTTCTGTATGATACACAGAAACTGGTGGCTTTTAATTCTGAAAACATTAGTTTCCTGTGTGTTATGCTGACCTTCAGGTATAGTGCACTTACTGTGGGGCAGGCATCAGCATAATGACATGGAAAAGTGAACTGGCCGCATCATGCAGAGATCTGCAGAAATGGAAATAGAACCTTGTCGGTACAGGCAGGACTGTTATCAGCCCTGACCTAGCATTACTTTGACCAGCTAGGGAATATACCAAGTTCCGCTTATAACCCATCTCTTCTGCCAGCAATTTACTGTGAAAATACGTCATATTTCCAGGTATGGAGAAGCATGCGACTTATTACTCTCTTTCTCCCCCTATGAAGTGTGTGCCTGAGCAGCCTATTACTGGGCAAGAGGAGAGTAGGAGATGGGCTTTAGAGAGAACCTTGTATCTtgccttgataaaaaaaaaaaaaaaattatatataaaataaaaaaccaagactATAACACGCCCTAAAGAGTTGACCTACACAGTTTTATTAGCTATAAAAAGCAGAATACAATAAAGGCAATTAATAAAATCCCTAAATCCCCTATAATAGATCAAAGAAGGAAGTCCCACAAAGTGGGAACCCACCGACCTGTCTATAGCCTCCCAAATTATGACCTGTAAACAGATGGTCCATGCAGTATATACCTGGATGACAAAAATGGAAATCTGCAGTCCATGGAACCCTCTCACCCCCGATATAGAGCACTCCCCTGCTACACCTATATATACCCCCAGCTACCTAAAGGTGAGGGCTGAACAGTAGAGTTCCTGAGAAGACAGCGTGATTCTGCAAACGCAGAAATATTCACACTCTTTCCTAAAGTGAAATGACACTGAAGCCGATCACAAGAAGTACAAATAATACCCAGTTAGTCAGTCCGTCAGTCAAAAATGTCAACTCTTTAGGGCGTGTTATAGTCTTTTGGTTTTttaccttatatatttttttgtcttagTATTTTGATTACACCCCCCGTTATATACCCGGTGAGTACTACCTTGTGTTCAATTTAGGCGGGATTCCCACTTTTCCCCTTTTTTGTCTTGCCTTGATTAAACAAACTCACAGACCTATTTGTTATAAGATAAATATGGGCTTGCCACTGCTGACCTCCTGAAAATGAGGTCAGAATTACAAATGCACActctttttttcttacctgcaacaaAGAAAAGCCAGAATGTCAGCCAGGAACTCATCAATCCCCACACCTCTCAACATGCACACGTTACTTTCTTTTCCAACAAAATAATGCCTTGACTTCCAGGAGTATGCCTACACACtgggggttacttactaaaggtaaatccactttgcactacaagtgcacagcaagtgcacttggaagtgcagtcgctgtagagctgagggggacatgcaaggaaaataaaaaacagcatttttgcttgcacatgattgaatgataaaatctgcagagcttcccctcattttagagcttcccctcagatctacagtgatctacagcgattgcactttcaaatgcacttgtactgcaaagtggagttgcctttagtaaataacccccactgtgtgtggGAAAGGAGCATTTGGGAAATGCCTATTCAACAAGAACTGAACTTCCAGCAGCTGTCCCGGCAAGAATTTTGCAAGCCTGGTAAAGACATCACGCAGAGTATTAAAAAGCTGATCATTGCTACAGgaacaaggtaaaagaaaaataTGCTGACATGATCTAGAGGTGGTGTAGAAGGTTTTGGGTCATGCCAAGAAAATTTCCTTAAAAAGGAACAGTGTTATAAGATTAATGGAGGCTGTCATTCTCCTTTaagaatgctagttccctggctgtcattctgatacTTCACatccacagcgcagacctgaattcccgggaggccgtcatatgaccgtCATATGCCCCTGTAGGGcaaccaagtcactgagactcgggtgatcaccgatccaagtaagggaccggtcccggccccttaccatgtgatcagctgtcagccaatgacagctgatcacatgttgtaaacaaaagatcggtaatcgttttttttttctactcacgctgacagcgtgagtagaaaaaaaaagccgatcaccggctcgcatgtgagggacatcggtcccgaagtggaagaggcacatctgcctcagtGCCatctaatagtgcccacagtgccacctaacagtgcccacaagtgccagctatcaatgcccacctgtaatgccaatcagtgccacctagcagtgctgcccatcactgccaccaatcagtgcccatcactgccccctcatcagcgtacatcaaaggagaaaaatgacctgttttaaatttctttttaaaaaaatatatttaaaaaaaaattcattttttttacattttttcaacaaaaagtaaaaactgcagaggtgatcaaataccaccaaaagaaagttctatttgtggtgaaaaaatgataaaaatttcatttgggtacagtgttgtatgaccgcgcaattgtcattcaaagtgcgacagcgctgaaagctgaaaattggtctggataggagggaggtttaagtgcacagtaagcaagtggttaatttcagtGTAGTCTAAGTTGCTGACACTGGACACCTACCAAGAtaagtgggttgatttactaaaagaaaatagtccgtgcactttgcaagtgcagttgcactctaaaAAATGCAAtttctccagagctcagtaaatgaggggaagctctgcggacttccattgtccaatcatgtgcaagcagaaaaactttttttttttttcttgcacgtgattgggtattctttgaagagttcaactgcacttgcaaagtgcaaagtctaatTCCCTTTTGTAAATCCACCCTGAGGAATTTTGGCACTCATTTACAgcagcatgcttgttccagggtTGGGACTCAACCatcctgaagccaaaaacagccaggcatctagcattttcagtAGAGACCTACAATAGCATCACCCATAATTCTCTCATGACAGTTGCTTTAATTGTGAAATTTAGGGAATGGTAAAGCGAAGATAATTTAACAGAAACAGTAATCAGGAGGTAACATTTTTGCCCAAGCATACTTAGTCCAGATCTTGAGACTAGTTTGTGGATTGACCACCGAAGTCATTAACCAAATACATACCAGTTTACTTACACCAGCAAACGTTACCAAGAGCTCCCAACACAAATTAAACATTTACctttaaaataatttattgagtAGACATTACGTATTAATACTTGTTTTACATTCATGtaacctatatatacacacacacacaacatacacaACGCTCCAACTATCTCCCGTCTCAAGAACTTTTTGCTCGTTTGCTTTTGGCCTTGCGGACTTCTTCTATTAGGTCTTTTAAATACTGGATCTCTTTTGCTATAGAGTCTGCTTTTTCTTTGAGGGAATCATTTTTCTGTTCCAGTTCTCGACACTCTTCAGATATTAACTCTTGTTCTGCTTTTTTCTTTTGCCGGTAGCGAGTGGCTGCTGTTTTGTTCTGCTCCATTTTCTTCGTCTTCTTGTCTACTCTGGGATGCCCTACAGTTTTTACCTTTGCCAAGACTTCTTTATTCTTAGAGGGAAGGTCATAAGGTTTGGGTCTCTCGGAAATAGGGGAACTGGGAGAAGATTGTACACTACTAGGGTACTCTACAGTAGATGCAGGACTTTCCTGAGGAGACCCCAGATATGACGGGCTCATATAAATCCCACTGTCATTATCTGAGGAATCCTCCTTCTCAGACTTCAGAAGTGGATTCATAAAAATACCACTGTCATTACCTGAGGAATCTTCTTTATCACATTTTGGAACTTCAAGAAAGTAGATTACTGATTTCTTATCTTCCTCAGCAACATCTACCTCACTTCCTACATCCAAGATAAAAGAATGGTCAGGGCTAGAGATATTAGACTCTGATAAACTGGGACTCACTGGAGCCACTTGATCTGCCTCCAGTGGTCTTTCTGGAAGTAAGATTTGGGCAGGTGATGGCACATACTGGCCAAACACTGGTGGGAGAGGTGGGTCCTCCAGAAGATCACAAGAGTCATCCAACGTGGCCATAAGCTCATCAGGCGAGACAGTGGATTCTAGATCTTCCATTCCAAGCAGGGAATCAAAATCAAACTCCTTCAGGTCCATTTTTTCCACCATCCAATCCATGCCGGAGAAGGCGTCTCCTGTTAAGAAATCGGATAGTTAGAAGTGAGAACCAAAGCCTCTGGTTCAAAGAGTTCACTATCAAAGATATTTTACATCAAATTAGAACACCTTTTTGCaataaatgtttggtatctttCATAATTTACCAGTGTTGTGATTGAATATGATAGGTAAAGTGAAATCAAAAAGCAATGTAAGGATTTATACATGGCCTAGGACTGTTAGTAGAAGTACTCTTACCCCGGAAACTGCCAAAGGGTTCAGCCAAAGGCAGCAGTTCAGAGACGCCATTCTTAGCCTTTTCGCTGGAGAACCCATGCGATGGGAGGTACCCGGACACCTCGATGCAGTCATCCAAGAGACCCAAACTTTCATCAGCCGCCAAAAACGACTGGTTGAagggggacaaaaagtcccccaaCATCAGATCTTCGCTTAAAAGGTTCATCTTTTATAAGTATCAGGGCTTTCAAGTAGAAGCTTGTTTCTGAGCTTTCTTCCTCGTATACAGCAATGCTGCTGCGGGATGCCTTGAGGAGCctgaaagaaaaataaatgataTACATATTTACAATGCAACAGAACTAATGGTCTATTGGTTTTTGTGTGTATTTGCAAATCCACATCTAAAATCCTGAACAACTGActgatttgtaaatattttagacattcactattttattttttttacgtttttccaGTAGCGGAgggtaaaaattatgaaaaaaaaactgattgtaCTACATCTATCTCAGTTTCACTGCTTCAGGTTTGCATTGTCTGGTTTTACAAAAGGAGGATAAATCATCCCTGTTCTTTCCTGCCTTTGAGAAATGCACTGGAGTCATAatcaggtattgaagtggttaataaaaggcttGTGACTGCATGAATGGGGGAGAAAATGCGTGACAAGATAATTGTGGCGGGCTTTTTGTTGCTAAAGATTTGTTTAGCTGTGGGGAGGGGTTGAGATGACACATAATACAAGGAAGTGCAATAGGGTGGAGCAAACATTTGTAACCAGAACTAGctagagtacccccccccccacccacccacccatctgCGTCTTTGTGTTTCAAGTCTTCCTTTGTATGTCGTTGTTTTATTTACCATCTGTCATAGCTTCCTAaaattttacatttcatttttgCGTGCCGATTAGGAAACCTTGCTTGTTATTATGCCTAAATAAATGCCCATCAAAGTAGTTGCCGTCTGGTTTGTAGCCATTTTTACTAGTAAAATTGAATCTGATTAAGGATACAGTTTACATTAGCTGAAAATATTAAAGCCGTGTTTACCATACTTCTAGATCCATGTGCCTATTTATAGCTCATCAATTATATTTGATTGTTACATACGATGAGCCCAACTTGGTTAATCGTTTTTCTCTCCCAGCAGTCAAATGCCTATACAACTGGAATGCAGCTTCCTCATGACCATATATGGTCACTTCCCCCTCAGTCACTCCCACACCACGTTAGTCAAGAGCAGCTCAGCCGCCATTTCACAATCCGACCGTCTGGTTTCTTCCCCACCCTCAGGCGATCAACGCCATCTTAACCTCAAATACATTTTAACACAGACACGCAACATTCCATCTTACAGATTACTAGTTTAAATTTCTCATTGTCCTCCTCGAACTTTAGAATTTGACAATGAATTGGACAAGGAAAGCTCACCCAGCCTGACCATACATTTAAAAATACCCTTTACACAGACATCTGCTATACTGTAACATGAGACACTCACGAGGAATAAAAAGCCAACAGCTGTTACAGAAAAGCTAATAGGCAGCATCTCCCATGAGAACGTCCCCGACTATTATAAAGACGAGGCATGGGACATCCTCCACCCTACTGGGATCTACACGTAATGAGTCACAAAGCCTTCTACATTGTAATCTCTacgtgattttattttatttatcattttaaaTCAAAGCACTTTACACACAAGGCTTCATTCACAAAGTTTTAACACAAGATTAAGGGTCTT
This portion of the Aquarana catesbeiana isolate 2022-GZ linkage group LG07, ASM4218655v1, whole genome shotgun sequence genome encodes:
- the ATF4 gene encoding cyclic AMP-dependent transcription factor ATF-4, with the protein product MNLLSEDLMLGDFLSPFNQSFLAADESLGLLDDCIEVSGYLPSHGFSSEKAKNGVSELLPLAEPFGSFRGDAFSGMDWMVEKMDLKEFDFDSLLGMEDLESTVSPDELMATLDDSCDLLEDPPLPPVFGQYVPSPAQILLPERPLEADQVAPVSPSLSESNISSPDHSFILDVGSEVDVAEEDKKSVIYFLEVPKCDKEDSSGNDSGIFMNPLLKSEKEDSSDNDSGIYMSPSYLGSPQESPASTVEYPSSVQSSPSSPISERPKPYDLPSKNKEVLAKVKTVGHPRVDKKTKKMEQNKTAATRYRQKKKAEQELISEECRELEQKNDSLKEKADSIAKEIQYLKDLIEEVRKAKSKRAKSS